In a genomic window of Phragmites australis chromosome 14, lpPhrAust1.1, whole genome shotgun sequence:
- the LOC133890797 gene encoding E3 ubiquitin-protein ligase At1g12760-like has protein sequence MASTSPRRSGDLSSPSSPLLPSPTSPAAGGAGGGLLGRLTSLRGAARFIRRSGSRRLMREPSVAVRETATEHLEERQTDWAYSKPVVVLDVLWNLAFVAVAAAVLAASLRERPAVPLRVWLAGYVLQCLLHVLCVAVEYRRRRREARGGEDQEAAGDGDFKLSIVKHLESANTMFSFIWWIIGFYWVSAGGQALSHDAPQLYWLSIIFLAFDVFFVVFCVALACVIGIAVCCCLPCIIAILYAVTDQQEGASEEDINNLSKFKFRTMGDADKLVAGIAAPVGGVMTECGTNPPVKHILSAEDAECCICMCPYEDGAELRELPCNHHFHCTCIDKWLHINATCPLCKFKIVKSNLGREEV, from the exons ATGGCATCCACCTCCCCGCGCCGCTCGGGTGACCTGTCGTCCCCGTCTTCGCCGCTCCTCCCCTCCCCGACCTCCCCCGCTGCTGGCGGTGCCGGCGGCGGGCTGCTCGGGCGGCTCACGAGCCtccgcggcgcggcgcggtTTATCCGCCGCTCGGGGAGCCGGCGCTTGATGCGGGAGCCATCAGTGGCGGTGCGGGAGACGGCCACCGAGCACCTCGAGGAGCGCCAGACCGACTGGGCCTACTCCAAGCCCGTCGTCGTGCTCGACGTGCTCTGGAACCTCGCcttcgtcgccgtcgccgcggccGTGCTCGCGGCGTCCCTGCGGGAGCGACCCGCGGTGCCACTCCGCGTCTGGCTCGCGGGCTACGTGCTCCAGTGCCTCCTCCACGTCCTCTGCGTCGCCGTCGAGTACAGGCGCCGCCGCAGGGAGGCGCGCGGAGGGGAGGACCAGGAGGCCGCGGGTGATGGGGATTTCAAGCTCAG TATTGTGAAGCATTTGGAGTCTGCAAACACGATGTTTTCGTTCATATGGTGGATCATTGGCTTCTATTGGGTATCTGCAGGTGGTCAAGCTTTATCTCATGATGCTCCTCAACTATACTG GCTCTCCATCATTTTTCTGGCATTTGATGTTTTCTTTGTGGTCTTCTGTGTTGCCTTGGCTTGTGTGATTGGTATCGCTGTTTGCTGCTGCCTTCCTTGCATTATTGCTATCTTATATGCTGTAACTGATCAG CAAGAGGGAGCATCTGAAGAAGACATAAACAACctttccaaattcaaatttcggacAATGGGTGATGCTGACAAGCTAGTTGCTGGCATTGCAGCACCTGTGGGTGGAGTGATGACCGAGTGTGGTACCAATCCTCCTGTCAAACACATTCTTTCAGCTGAGGATGCA GAGTGTTGTATCTGCATGTGTCCTTATGAAGATGGCGCGGAACTGCGTGAGCTCCCATGCAACCATCACTTCCACTGCACCTGCATAGACAAGTGGCTCCACATAAACGCGACATGTCCACTGTGCAAGTTCAAAATTGTCAAGAGCAACCTTGGCAGAGAAGAAGTCTAG
- the LOC133890737 gene encoding uncharacterized protein LOC133890737 — MPPPPPEGKRQKLSGAESRERTLRFFQGLGADVPLPASAERSDAYSALVRALLSPAAVSASRVSCTLTISPAVANQYNTLHGGAVAAVAEAVGMACARAAAGDKEMFLGELSTAYLAAARLNGGLATAAANYPRAAGLPEQQATQAGERMQPPPEGEPQRLSPAESRARTLAFFRALGADARLPASAELPDAYSALVHAILSSAAVSASPAPRVSCTLTVSPAVTNAYNTLHGGAVAAVSEAVGMACARAATGDKEMFLGELSTAYLAAARLDSEVDVEAQILRKGRSVVVTTIEFRLKDTKKLCYTSRATFYIMPVASL; from the exons atgccgccgccgccgccggaggggAAGCGGCAGAAGCTATCGGGGGCGGAGTCCCGGGAGCGGACGCTGCGCTTCTTCCAAGGCCTGGGTGCGGACGTGCCCCTCCCGGCCTCCGCTGAGCGCTCCGACGCCTACTCCGCCCTCGTCCGCGCCCtcctctcccccgccgccgtctccgcaTCGCGCGTCTCCTGCACCCTCACCATCTCCCCCGCCGTGGCG AACCAGTACAACACGCTCCACGGCGGCGCTGTGGCGGCCGTTGCGGAGGCCGTCGGGATGgcgtgcgcgcgcgcggcggccggGGACAAGGAGATGTTCCTCGGTGAGCTCAGCACCGCGTACCTCGCAGCCGCGCGCCTGAAT GGCGGCCTGGCGACCGCAGCCGCCAACTACCCCCGCGCCGCCGGACTGCCGGAGCAGCAAGCAACTCAAGCGGGCGAAAGGATGCAGCCGCCGCCGGAGGGGGAGCCGCAGCGGCTGTCGCCGGCGGAGTCCCGGGCGCGTACGCTGGCCTTCTTCCGCGCCCTGGGCGCGGACGCGCGCCTCCCGGCCTCGGCCGAGCTCCCCGACGCCTACTCCGCGCTCGTCCATGCCATtctctcctccgccgccgtctcGGCCTCCCCGGCCCCGCGCGTCTCCTGCACCCTCACCGTCTCCCCCGCCGTGACG AACGCGTACAACACGCTCCACGGTGGCGCGGTGGCGGCCGTCTCGGAGGCCGTCGGGATGGCGTGCGCGCGCGCCGCGACCGGGGATAAGGAGATGTTCCTCGGCGAGCTCAGCACCGCGTACCTTGCCGCCGCACGCCTCGAT TCTGAAGTGGATGTTGAAGCGCAGATACTAAGGAAGGGCAGATCGGTCGTAGTTACTACAATCGAGTTCAGGCTCAAGGACACCAAGAAGCTCTGCTACACATCTCGAGCCACCTTTTACATCATGCCTGTGGCAAGCCTATGA